The following nucleotide sequence is from Hevea brasiliensis isolate MT/VB/25A 57/8 chromosome 7, ASM3005281v1, whole genome shotgun sequence.
tgagagacactcactgggacccggttctttatggataagtcagggtagacacggcttgagagatactcgctgggaccccgcttttggtttattaagcgaaagtccggcttgagaaacactcgctggcagaggttggattaagaaggctatataggggatcaactcccatatatatattgcttgacagtgttgggtgtgtgagtgctccaaattttcctttttgctgttatgataatgagttgtatgaaaattatgacgatgttgcattcactccacaaggtgcattagctttagatagctatagagattatggttaaaattggtattttactctctgagttgaacgctcactcctgttcatctattttttcaggctacaggaggattatttattgTGGCTAACCTACTCTTCTTCTTTGTagatccattaatagtatttaatgtattttatataattgaattaaattttagactccgcatgtgttagaagtacttatttttattttgggcctgtattataaaagttatgttggacctgtaaaattattaattacatgCATgaaatgagggagctgagctcccattggactttatgatattatgagtatatcgagggtgagctgaactccccaatttattatatattgtgtttacaggtcaggcgagtcaaaaactccccgttgaatggtccatATTATGGTTGGACTCTGtctgattgaattcttgaaattaggcctaaataggccttaggattgggttgaggaataattaggcttactacgggcctcgggggctttaagctggcccaggtcctagtgccggtctggcccataggttaggtcgtgacaaTGAACACATTATTAAAGGCTAATTATAACAAATTCAAATGTTTTTATGTaactacaatttaatttaatttttcaatattaataatttaggtttgatttctctaatttttttatgtaatttttttaagatttaaaattGATTTGGGGAAATATATTTCTATTAACATGGTACATCACAAGTTggtcaaaagttgacttttttttttaattttattgaatttttctgaaaacttggaagttagtGGAAAATCCTACCATTTcttgaaaaattacaaaattcagcCTCATACATTTTcacaaatttcaatttatttttatgtggATTAAAAGATTTGGAGGGAGTGTATTCCTACTGAGATGGCGCTTCAGGTAACATGTCATCATGTAGTTAAAACTTAGGTTTTTAAATTCAGTCTGGTCGATAAAGGGTTAGAGATTTAAAGTTGAATCGGGTTAAATCggtataatattaaatatattataaaattattatttactctaaaaatattaataaaaataatgtattattataattagtaatttgatatattttataaatagtggctaaaataaatttacttcaaatttaatgcgaaataaatgtttaaaaataatttaaattttttatatttaatatttaatgaaATAACATGAAGGATGTATCCATATATTTTTGAGCGAGTAAATTAGCAAATTCAATATGTAGTTGGAGTGGTTTCATGTGTCTAGTTGTAAATGAGGGATCCTGGGTTTTGACTTCACTTATCGATTTAAAGCTGGTCGGGTTCACTAGTTTATCTGATTAGTTGGCTGGTTCAATTTGGTTCAAGGTGAATTGTACAAAATTAAGATTTTTAAGAGAATCGAATTGAATCAATGGCCGATTCTTGATTAATCTGACCCGTTCCAATTGATTGGTCCGGTCCAATTGTAATAACAATGGTGAATACACACTTACTCGAATTAATTTTGAATATTAAATAACATTATATCAATTGATTAAATTGCAATTATACACAAacatttagcttttttttttaatataattaggcCAATTATTAAGGAATCTATTCATACTTTCATAGTGCTTCTGACAACTTTGTTCCAATCCAACAGGGAATAGAAAAGACTTCCTTAGGATGATGGTGACATTAACGTGCCTGGTATGGCATCTCAGCTATAATAGTTATTGCTTGAAATGTTACCTAAGCATCGAAAGAACCGTACTTAATTTGATGGCCTTCCCAAATTCCAACTTTCCAAGTCTTCCATTATACGTTTtcccttttcttctttttctggCCTCTCCATTTTCATTAGAAGTTGCTGCTAAATACAAGCAGTTGTTGTAACATGGATCTCCCTGGAAAGGGGAAGTATTGCACAATTACAATTGTAGAGTCAATAAATTCCATTGCTCAATTTTTTATTGTTTAGTCAAAACCCATTACTACTAAATTATAGTGAGGCAATAAGGATTCAGACTTTGTTGAAGCAATGCTTGCATAGTAAACATTACTGGTACAAAAATGATAAACACAACTCTATTTGCTAATTCACCAGTCTAGTTATGATTGTACATCATGTACAATTATTTGCATCTACCTCTTTCCAAGCCTCACAAATCTGGAAGGGCTAAACTTAGAAAGATCAACAATACTACATTTTCCATCTACCACAAGCTCAGCCATTGCTGCCCCAGTAGCAGGACCATTTAAAATACCCCAACAGCTATGTCCAGTGGCCACATAACAGCCCAGTACGCCAGGAATCTCCCCTATTACAGGAATACCATCATCGGTGCAGGGCAAGAAGCATGCTTGCTCTGCCTTGACTCGTGCCTCCCCTTCTGCTAAATGGCTAGAAACAGTCGTGGCCACCCTCTTCAGGACTCGTATCGACTCTGGGTCACCCACTATCTCCTCTGGATCGTCTGGAACTTCCACCTCCGATGACATTCCACACAAGTACACCTCCCCTAACaaatccaatatccaatcaaccaCATGTCAGGCTTCAGATAGGGTGTAATCTAtggttatttaaaattatttttattagaaaaaataaaatggtttaataaaatcttaaaatattttttttataagaaaaattaattacagaaaatttattaatttaataaaaaaataaaattttataatattttaaattttaatttaaataatatatattaaatatgaaataataaataaatatatcttatttaattttatttataatatattttaatattattaaaaattattatatattttttatgtgaaaaaaatttatttttttataattaattatttaaaaaacattatttaaaaaaacataaataaaatgaactgtttTGCACTACCATAACAGATGTCCTTTTAACAGCATTTTAGAAATAAAACTTTCTTTACCTGTAGGACGAGGGTAGACTTCAGGGTTCATGGGCCTTCCTCCCTGAGCTGGATAATAGCTCAGAAACAGTGCATGGGGCGTTATAGCTCCAAGCTCTTTAGGCTCCAAAATTATACTGTGGGCCTTCAGACCATAAACTCTAAATAACGAACTCAGCATCTCAAATTTACCAGACCATGGCCCAAGAGTCAAAACCACAGCGTCCGAGTTTATAACTTGTCCCCCCTCCAGCACCACCGAGTCAACTCGTTCCCCCTCCACTCCTACTTTCTCCACTTTCCCTGTCACCACCTCAACACCATAGCTCTCCATTGCTTTCGATAGAAGGGTACGAGTAAATAACTGTGGGTGAACTTGGGCCGTTGTTTCGGGTGACCCAATTGTTCTTGGACCTCGGGCTGGCCCATTAATCCAGGAAGGAAGATTTTCATCCCTGGAGGTGGAGGTCTGCTTTTGGGCTTGCGACTCAGTGACGGTGAGACTGAGGGTATTGAGGGTGCGGTAGCCATAGGATTCGTAGCCGTTGAGCTCTTCGGCAAGCGAACGATGGAGATTAAAGCTGGCTCGGGCAAGAGAAGAGATGGGCCCACCGTCACACCAGTCTAGAGCGAGGAATCCTCCGGCCTTCCCGGACGCCGCGCATGCCACCGACGATTTCTCCACAAGCGTAACAGCGGCGCCCTTCTTGGATAAGAAGTAAGCTGTGCACACCCCGATGATGCCGCCACCACATACCACCACACGCTTTTGGTGCTCATCCATGGATGACAGTGGAGATGAGTAGCATCGGATGGAAGAAATCCTGGGTATTGTTCTAGAGTTTCTACTTTGATGGGGAAATAATAGAGAAAGGAGAACTGTTGGTGGGGATGGTATCGTCACTGCCATATCCGGCTTAGTTTGGTGCACTTTTGTATTGAATTCTCACAATTAGCTGACACGTGTACGACAAAAATGTTGCATTTAGTTTTGAGAAGTAGGTTCTTGAAATCAAGAATCTCAATTCTCAACCCAGTTTAGATAATTTTGGGCCGAACCTTATTTTGCTTTTCTGGGCTTGAAATATAACCCAGTTTCGGCCCATCTGCTTATTTTGCTTTTGTGGGCTGGAAATATAATCCCATTAAGGCCCATCTGTAATTCATTAATCAAATTCCATTAGATTGTAATTCATTTTCGCAAGAGAAGAGACGGTAACAGGGATAAATAAATAGCGGAGCTACACTAGGAAAAATAAAAGTGAAGATGGATTCAATATAATTAATagtttgaattttttttgttttcattATATGCACTAAGCTAATCGAAGCATATTTGACTATGCTATTATAtaatatcaaaaataaaattgatgTAATTAAATTGTCGTAATGTAACTAATTATAAAAATGAATATAATcagaattatttattttaatttttttgttatttattaTCAATACTATCACTGCCATCATTATTCAGTCATTATTGCAAATATCACCGTTACTCCTATTCTGTCACCATCGCCGCCACAATAACCACTATCATTTTGTTGTCACCATCACTATTACTATCATTTAACCACTGTTATCGCCATTAAGTTATATCATCACCTAATCACTATTACCAACACTGTCTCACCTTGGCACCACTATTACCTCTGTCCTATTATCATCATTGTTATCATAATCATTTGACCATCATCATCACCACTTAGTTATTGTCACTTTTACCATCATCTAACCACTACTACCACCACTACCTCATCTTATCGCCACTTTCACTGCCATCTAACTATCGTTATTATTGCTATCATCCTATTGCTACTTAACTATTAATCACTGCTGTCATTaccatttattattaataatataaataaattaaatattaaaataaaaattatcattacattacactatttatatttttattttataattaaataaaaaaatataataataattatattataattttaattatattatataattaattatattgtatTAAATTATATCAAACATAACATAAATTCTCGGATAATCAAAGCATAAGTCGGgacactttaaaaataaattttccttTATTTAGTTAAGATTATATTTAGAGTAAGTGAAGTCTattgtattttattaattatgtctaATCTATAAGACAAGGATATTTCTTCCTGTGTTATTTATATTGATTTAAATTtggtaaataaaattataatttttttttttttttaa
It contains:
- the LOC110645750 gene encoding putative oxidoreductase TDA3 — encoded protein: MAVTIPSPPTVLLSLLFPHQSRNSRTIPRISSIRCYSSPLSSMDEHQKRVVVCGGGIIGVCTAYFLSKKGAAVTLVEKSSVACAASGKAGGFLALDWCDGGPISSLARASFNLHRSLAEELNGYESYGYRTLNTLSLTVTESQAQKQTSTSRDENLPSWINGPARGPRTIGSPETTAQVHPQLFTRTLLSKAMESYGVEVVTGKVEKVGVEGERVDSVVLEGGQVINSDAVVLTLGPWSGKFEMLSSLFRVYGLKAHSIILEPKELGAITPHALFLSYYPAQGGRPMNPEVYPRPTGEVYLCGMSSEVEVPDDPEEIVGDPESIRVLKRVATTVSSHLAEGEARVKAEQACFLPCTDDGIPVIGEIPGVLGCYVATGHSCWGILNGPATGAAMAELVVDGKCSIVDLSKFSPSRFVRLGKR